One genomic window of Lepeophtheirus salmonis chromosome 5, UVic_Lsal_1.4, whole genome shotgun sequence includes the following:
- the LOC121118246 gene encoding ATP-dependent RNA helicase DDX54: MVVEEGGYESEAELDTRDLVKKHNRKQKKSGGFQSMGLSREVFRGIQKKGYKVPTPIQRKTIPLILEGRDVVGMARTGSGKTGAFLIPLLEKLCSGNRGKPRAMILSPTRELSLQTLRFFKELAKFSGLKAMSILGGESMEKQFAGMHNNPDVLIATPGRFVHLCVEMNLRLDAIQYVVFDEADRLFELGFGEQLKEILGRLSDDRQTLLFSATLPKLLVEFAKAGLNDPTLVRLDVDTKIPETLSLAFISCRDEGKPALLVHILQKLIAKEEQTIVFLATRHHVEYIHLLLDSAEISNTYIYSQLDPSARKINTAKFTSNQCSVLLVTDLAARGIDIPLLDNVINYHFPAKSKLFIHRVGRVARAGRSGLAISFVAGDELAYMIDLQLFFGNSFKPLGKDDTEWHNALGSSPQSIQDDYSDQIWRWHDLSLDLTNAKKVSENGYMKYLKSRTGASVESVKRVKEMKGKTFIAHPLLKNSLEYTESEHVSDFLEKVKNFRPKSTIFEIGNTNKNVEAKSVIAMKRLKDEETINKFKLKRESDYSLGSRREVSKNKLEECSQEDIASSFDNIIESKKVKEIKLQNLRKKKKFRIQEHIKKDQENYIGYQPKDHQTEAGYSLMSGFEAQASSAVLDLTGDDDGTLRKKKTLMKWDKKAKKYVKDQDNGNIKKIKTESGVWIPASYKSDRYKNWKQRSKTNIFNENEDEEDGDQSQSLKRKGGSGLPQSHPAMKKARNAVPKHRKGPRNEIQRPEQILKQRKVTMKKKFKNTKRKDRKK, encoded by the exons ATGGTTGTGGAAGAGGGTGGCTATGAATCTGAGGCAGAGTTGGATACACGGGATCTTGTCAAAAAGCACAACCGTAAACAGAAAAAGTCTGGTGGGTTTCAGTCCATGGGATTGAGCCGTGAAGTGTTTCGAGGTATACAAAAGAAGGGCTACAAAGTTCCAACCCCGATTCAAAGAAAAACGATTCCTTTGATACTTGAGGGTCGGGATGTGGTAGGAATGGCTCGTACTGGCTCTGGAAAGACGGGAGCTTTTTTGATTCCGTTGTTGGAAAAACTTTGCTCTGGTAATAGAGGGAAACCCAGAGCCATGATCCTTTCGCCTACCCGAGAACTCTCACTTCAAACTCTGCGATTCTTTAAGGAGTTGGCCAAATTCTCAGGACTAAAAGCCATGTCCATTCTTGGAGGAGAGTCCATGGAAAAGCAGTTTGCGGGGATGCACAACAACCCGGATGTTCTCATTGCCACTCCTGGAAGATTTGTTCATCTCTGTGTAGAAATGAATTTAAGACTAGATGCTATTCAATATGTGGTGTTCGATGAAGCGGATCGCTTGTTTGAACTTGGATTTGGAGAACAGTTAAAGGAAATCTTGGGACGTCTTTCTGATGATCGTCAAACCCTTCTTTTCTCAGCTACTTTGCCCAAGCTCTTAGTTGAGTTCGCTAAAGCCGGCCTTAACGATCCAACGTTGGTTCGTTTAGACGTAGATACTAAAATTCCTGAAACTCTAAGTCTCGCCTTCATATCCTGTCGAGATGAAGGAAAGCCTGCATTGCTAGTCCATATTTTGCAGAAATTAATTGCTAAGGAGGAGcaaacaattgtatttttagCGACTAGACATCACGTGGAATATATTCATCTTCTACTGGACTCTGCTGAAATTTCAAATACCTACATTTACTCCCAATTAGATCCCTCTGCTAGAAAAATTAACACTGCAAAGTTCACATCCAACCAGTGCTCAGTACTTCTCGTTACTGATCTTGCCGCCAGAGGTATTGATATACCTCTTCTTGATAATGTGATCAATTATCATTTTCCGGCAAAATCAAAGCTATTCATTCATCGAGTTGGTCGAGTTGCTAGAGCAGGAAGAAGTGGTTTAGCCATATCCTTCGTGGCTGGCGATGAATTAGCTTACATGATAGACTTGCAGCTCTTTTTCGGAAATTCGTTCAAACCTCTGGGCAAAGATGACACAGAGTGGCACAATGCCCTAGGCTCTTCACCTCAATCCATTCAAGATGATTATTCAGATCAAATTTGGCGATGGCATGACCTTTCACTTGATTTAACAAACGCTAAAAAAGTATCTGAAAATGGATACATGAAGTATCTCAAATCACGAACTGGAGCAAGTGTTGAAAGTGTGAAAAGAGTTAAGGAAATGAAGGGGAAAACATTTATAGCTCATCCACTTCTAAAAAACTCTTTGGAGTATACGGAGAGTGAACATGTCTCAGATTTTCTTGAAAAGGTGAAAAATTTTCGACCAAAGTCTACAATTTTTGAGATTGGTAATACTAACAAAAATGTGGAAGCTAAATCCGTCATTGCCATGAAGAGacttaaagatgaagaaacaATCAACAAGTTTAAGTTAAAAAGGGAAAGCGATTATTCACTTGGATCTAGAAGAGAggtttcgaaaaataaattggaggaaTGCTCTCAGGAGGATATTGCCTCGtcatttgataatataattgagTCTAAGAAAgtcaaagaaatcaaattgCAGAATctgagaaagaagaaaaaattcaggATTCaagaacatattaaaaaagatcaagAAAATTACATCGGATATCAGCCTAAAGACCATCAAACAGAGGCTGGATATTCCTTAATGAGTGGATTTGAGGCTCAGGCCTCTAGTGCAGTATTGGATCTAACTGGCGATGATGATGGCACTCTTCGGAAAAAGAAAACACTTATGAAATGGGATAAGAAAGCCAAAAAATATGTCAAGGATCAAGATAAtggcaatattaaaaaaattaagacagaGAGTGGCGTATGGATTCCAGCATCGTACAAATCAGATCGCTACAAAAACTGGAAACAGCGGAGTAAgaccaatatttttaatgaaaatgaggATGAAGAAGATGGGGATCAGAGTCAGTCTCTTAAGC GTAAAGGAGGAAGTGGATTGCCTCAATCTCATCCTGCTATGAAAAAGGCTCGTAATGCCGTACCGAAGCATCGTAAAGGTCCTAGAAATGAGATACAGCGCCCAgaacaaattttgaaacaacGCAAGGTTACTATGAAGAAgaaatttaagaatacaaaacgCAAAGAtcgtaaaaaataa